In Rathayibacter sp. VKM Ac-2762, one DNA window encodes the following:
- a CDS encoding thioredoxin family protein, which produces MIVELYTSAFCGACHAARSVLERAAELVPAAEIRERDVAFHPVEAEAAGVRSTPTVVVRDTAGEVVFRAEGAPSLPQALAALALALPA; this is translated from the coding sequence GTGATCGTCGAGCTCTACACCTCCGCCTTCTGCGGCGCTTGCCATGCCGCGCGCTCGGTGCTGGAGCGTGCCGCGGAGCTCGTCCCCGCCGCCGAGATCCGCGAGCGCGACGTGGCCTTCCACCCCGTCGAGGCTGAGGCCGCCGGTGTCCGCTCGACCCCCACCGTCGTCGTGCGCGATACGGCCGGAGAGGTGGTCTTCCGGGCGGAGGGCGCTCCCTCCCTTCCGCAGGCTCTCGCCGCTCTGGCCCTCGCCCTGCCCGCGTAG
- a CDS encoding DciA family protein: MADSPRRGAPAPDSEAARVYRHLKEVFGADGPRRIRKTVERAEPKGDAIPFGKGRDPHDLGDVLDSLTVKLGWTAPLAQGDLMSSWTAIAGEETAKHSTPVGVVDGVLTVACESTAWSTQLRLMRIEIMNHIAVNFPDAGIASIRFQGPDVPNWKKGPRSIPGRGPRDTYG; the protein is encoded by the coding sequence ATGGCTGACTCCCCCCGCCGCGGAGCCCCCGCCCCCGACTCCGAGGCCGCCCGCGTCTACCGGCACCTCAAGGAGGTGTTCGGCGCCGACGGCCCGCGCCGCATCCGGAAGACCGTCGAGCGCGCCGAGCCCAAGGGCGACGCGATCCCGTTCGGCAAGGGCCGCGACCCGCACGACCTCGGCGACGTCCTCGACTCCCTCACCGTGAAGCTCGGCTGGACGGCACCGCTGGCGCAGGGCGACCTGATGTCGTCGTGGACGGCGATCGCCGGCGAGGAGACCGCGAAGCACTCGACTCCGGTGGGCGTCGTCGACGGCGTGCTGACGGTCGCGTGCGAGTCCACGGCGTGGTCGACGCAGCTCCGGTTGATGCGGATCGAGATCATGAACCACATCGCGGTGAACTTCCCCGACGCCGGCATCGCGTCGATCCGTTTCCAGGGCCCGGACGTCCCGAACTGGAAAAAGGGTCCCAGGTCGATTCCAGGGCGTGGTCCGCGCGACACCTACGGCTGA
- the dnaN gene encoding DNA polymerase III subunit beta has protein sequence MRFQANRDVFSEAVSFAVKLLPQRTTLPILSGVLIEATAEGLTLSSFDYEVSAQTQIAADVEETGTVLVSGRLLADIANRLPNAPVRIATEESRVSVSAGSAHFTLLQMPVEEYPSIPEIDASTGLVPADAFAAAVSQVAVAASRDDVTPVITGVQLEITENTIGLVATDRYRVAVREIDWDNGDNPAPTQPLTALVPARTLQEVGKTFGHSGTVSVAITNRDERELIAFTADRKTVTSLLIKGNFPPVKRLFPASVENYAVMSTSDLIEATRRVSLVLEREAALRFSFSSDGLTLEAIGSEQAQASESIDAIVTGDDVVVSLKPQFLLDGLAAVHSEFVRIAFTKTENPNKPGPVLITAQTSREQPGSDSYRYLLQPNLLLR, from the coding sequence GTGAGGTTCCAAGCCAACCGCGATGTCTTCAGCGAGGCGGTGTCCTTCGCGGTCAAGCTGCTTCCGCAGCGCACGACCCTGCCGATCCTCTCCGGAGTCCTCATCGAGGCGACCGCCGAGGGTCTGACGCTGTCCTCCTTCGACTACGAGGTGTCCGCGCAGACGCAGATCGCGGCCGACGTGGAGGAGACGGGGACCGTGCTCGTCTCGGGCCGTCTGCTCGCCGACATCGCGAACCGCCTCCCCAACGCTCCCGTGCGCATCGCCACGGAGGAGTCGCGCGTCTCGGTCTCGGCCGGCTCGGCGCACTTCACGCTCCTGCAGATGCCCGTGGAGGAGTACCCGAGCATCCCCGAGATCGACGCCTCCACCGGCCTCGTCCCGGCCGACGCCTTCGCAGCCGCCGTCTCGCAGGTGGCGGTCGCCGCCTCCCGCGACGACGTGACCCCCGTCATCACCGGCGTGCAGCTCGAGATCACCGAGAACACGATCGGCCTCGTCGCGACGGACCGCTACCGCGTCGCCGTCCGCGAGATCGACTGGGACAACGGGGACAACCCCGCGCCCACCCAGCCGCTCACCGCCCTCGTGCCCGCGCGCACGCTGCAGGAGGTCGGCAAGACCTTCGGCCACTCCGGCACCGTCTCCGTCGCGATCACCAACCGCGACGAGCGCGAGCTGATCGCCTTCACCGCGGACCGCAAGACCGTCACGTCGCTGCTGATCAAGGGCAACTTCCCGCCCGTGAAGCGCCTCTTCCCCGCCTCCGTCGAGAACTACGCGGTCATGTCGACCAGCGACCTCATCGAGGCCACCCGCCGCGTCTCGCTCGTGCTCGAGCGCGAGGCGGCCCTCCGCTTCAGCTTCAGCAGCGACGGCCTCACCCTCGAGGCCATCGGCTCGGAGCAGGCGCAGGCGTCCGAGAGCATCGACGCGATCGTGACCGGCGACGACGTGGTCGTCTCGCTCAAGCCGCAGTTCCTGCTCGACGGCCTCGCCGCCGTCCACTCGGAGTTCGTGCGCATCGCGTTCACGAAGACCGAGAACCCCAACAAGCCCGGCCCCGTCCTGATCACCGCGCAGACCTCGCGGGAGCAGCCCGGCAGCGACAGCTACCGCTACCTGCTCCAGCCCAACCTGCTGCTGCGCTGA
- the gyrB gene encoding DNA topoisomerase (ATP-hydrolyzing) subunit B: protein MSTKSSGDYGANQIQVLEGLEAVRKRPGMYIGSTGPRGLHHLVYEIVDNAVDEALAGYCDNIEILMRADGGVTVSDNGRGIPVDMHPTEGISTVELVLTVLHAGGKFGGGGYAVSGGLHGVGSSVVNALSTRLDVEVKRQGAVYRMSFTDGVPDAPLEKGEASDETGTTITFWPNAGIFETVEFDYETLRARFQQMAFLNKGLRIALTDQNEIEFEGEGENETEGDRTDVFHYEKGLVDYVEYINSLKKSDLVHSEIIDFESEDTERRISLEVAMQWTTAYTESVHTYANTINTHEGGTHEEGFRAALTTLVNRYARANNLLKEKDENLSGDDIREGLTAVVSIKLGEPQFEGQTKTKLGNTEAKAFVQRVAGEQLADWFDRNPSQAKDIIRKAIQAASARMAARKARETARRKGLLEGGGMPGKLKDCQSKDPSISEIFIVEGDSAGGSAVQGRNPETQAILPLRGKILNVEKARLDRALGNNEVQAMITAFGAGIGEDFNPDKARYHKIILMADADVDGQHITTLLLTLLFRYMRPLIDLGYVYLAQPPLYRLKWSNSPHEYVYSDRERDALIAHGSATNKRMPKENGIQRYKGLGEMDYKELWETTMDPATRTLLQVTLDDAAAADEIFSTLMGEDVESRRSFIQKNAKDVRFLDI, encoded by the coding sequence ATGTCGACCAAGTCGTCCGGCGACTACGGCGCGAACCAGATCCAGGTCCTCGAGGGCCTCGAGGCGGTCCGCAAGCGCCCCGGCATGTACATCGGATCCACGGGTCCGCGCGGTCTGCACCACCTGGTCTACGAGATCGTCGACAACGCCGTCGACGAGGCGCTCGCGGGCTACTGCGACAACATCGAGATCCTGATGCGCGCCGACGGAGGCGTCACCGTCTCCGACAACGGCCGCGGCATCCCGGTCGACATGCACCCGACCGAGGGCATCTCCACGGTCGAGCTGGTCCTCACCGTGCTGCACGCCGGCGGCAAGTTCGGCGGCGGCGGCTACGCGGTCTCCGGCGGCCTGCACGGCGTCGGCTCCTCCGTGGTCAACGCGCTGTCGACGCGCCTCGACGTCGAGGTCAAGCGCCAGGGCGCCGTGTACCGGATGAGCTTCACCGACGGCGTGCCGGACGCCCCGCTCGAGAAGGGCGAGGCCAGCGACGAGACCGGCACGACGATCACCTTCTGGCCCAACGCCGGCATCTTCGAGACGGTCGAGTTCGACTACGAGACCCTGCGCGCGCGCTTCCAGCAGATGGCGTTCCTCAACAAGGGCCTGCGCATCGCGCTGACCGACCAGAACGAGATCGAGTTCGAGGGGGAGGGCGAGAACGAGACCGAGGGCGACCGGACCGACGTCTTCCACTACGAGAAGGGCCTCGTCGACTACGTCGAGTACATCAACTCGCTGAAGAAGTCGGACCTCGTGCACTCCGAGATCATCGACTTCGAGTCCGAGGACACCGAGCGCCGCATCTCGCTCGAGGTCGCGATGCAGTGGACCACGGCCTACACCGAGAGCGTCCACACCTACGCGAACACCATCAACACCCACGAGGGCGGCACCCACGAGGAGGGCTTCCGCGCCGCGCTGACCACTCTGGTCAACCGCTACGCGCGCGCGAACAACCTGCTCAAGGAGAAGGACGAGAACCTCTCGGGTGACGACATCCGCGAGGGCCTCACCGCCGTCGTGTCGATCAAGCTCGGCGAGCCGCAGTTCGAGGGCCAGACCAAGACGAAGCTCGGCAACACCGAGGCGAAGGCGTTCGTGCAGCGCGTGGCCGGCGAGCAGCTGGCCGACTGGTTCGACCGCAACCCGAGCCAGGCGAAGGACATCATCCGCAAGGCGATCCAGGCGGCCTCGGCCCGCATGGCGGCGCGCAAGGCGCGCGAGACCGCCCGCCGCAAGGGCCTGCTCGAGGGCGGCGGCATGCCGGGCAAGCTCAAGGACTGCCAGTCCAAGGACCCGTCGATCTCCGAGATCTTCATCGTCGAGGGCGACTCGGCGGGCGGATCCGCGGTGCAGGGCCGCAACCCCGAGACGCAGGCGATCCTCCCCCTCCGCGGCAAGATCCTCAACGTCGAGAAGGCGCGGCTCGATCGCGCTCTCGGCAACAACGAGGTCCAGGCGATGATCACGGCGTTCGGCGCCGGCATCGGCGAGGACTTCAACCCCGACAAGGCGCGGTACCACAAGATCATCCTAATGGCCGACGCCGACGTCGACGGCCAGCACATCACGACGCTGCTGCTGACGCTCCTCTTCCGCTACATGCGCCCGCTGATCGACCTCGGCTACGTCTACCTCGCGCAGCCGCCGCTGTACCGCCTCAAGTGGTCGAACTCCCCGCACGAGTACGTCTACAGCGACCGCGAGCGCGACGCCCTGATCGCGCACGGCTCGGCGACCAACAAGCGCATGCCCAAGGAGAACGGCATCCAGCGCTACAAGGGCCTCGGCGAGATGGACTACAAGGAGCTGTGGGAGACCACGATGGACCCCGCCACGCGGACCCTCCTCCAGGTCACGCTCGACGACGCGGCCGCGGCCGACGAGATCTTCTCCACCCTCATGGGAGAGGACGTCGAGTCCCGCCGCTCCTTCATCCAGAAGAATGCGAAGGACGTGCGCTTCCTCGACATCTAG
- a CDS encoding DUF3566 domain-containing protein yields MSSTVAEKLARKSAKSPAAKQVRLKLVYVDFWSAVKLSFLLGLTLAIITIVVVYLVYTVLAQTGVFDEVNGLVQDIAGAEAFDLNTIISLPQVMGFAIVVAVLNTIVTTALGAIVALLYNLSVKITGGLLVGFTNQ; encoded by the coding sequence ATGAGTAGCACCGTCGCCGAGAAGCTCGCCAGGAAGTCCGCGAAGAGCCCGGCGGCGAAGCAGGTCCGCCTGAAGCTCGTCTACGTCGACTTCTGGTCGGCCGTGAAGCTCTCGTTCCTGCTGGGCCTGACGCTCGCGATCATCACGATCGTCGTCGTCTACCTGGTCTACACGGTCCTGGCCCAGACGGGAGTGTTCGACGAGGTCAACGGCCTCGTGCAGGACATCGCCGGCGCGGAGGCGTTCGACCTCAACACGATCATCTCGCTGCCGCAGGTCATGGGCTTCGCGATCGTCGTCGCGGTGCTGAACACCATCGTCACCACCGCGCTCGGCGCGATCGTGGCGCTGCTGTACAACCTCAGCGTCAAGATCACCGGCGGCCTCCTGGTGGGCTTCACCAACCAGTAG
- the gyrA gene encoding DNA gyrase subunit A — MAEEPTTPTGPDESDDIVTETGVVIHGHDKIEPVDLQLEMQRSYLDYAMSVIVGRALPEVRDGLKPVHRRVIYAMYDGGYRPDKAFSKCSRVVGDVMGQFHPHGDSAIYDALVRLVQPWSLRYPLALGQGNFGSPGNDGAAAPRYTETKMAPLALEMVRDIDKNTVDFQDNYDGRTREPAILPARFPNLLVNGSVGIAVGMATNIPPHNLREVAAGAKWALENPDATREELLEALLQRIKGPDFPTGAQILGVRGIQDAYRTGRGSITMRAVVSIEEIQGRTCLVVTELPYQVNPDNLAIKIAELVKDGRVSGIADIRDETSGRTGQRLVVVLKRDAVAKVVLNNLYKHTPLQENFGANMLAIVDGIPRTLSLDGFIRAWVDHQVEVIVRRTQYLLDEAEARIHILRGYLKALDALDEVIALIRRSPTVEEARDGLMELLDIDEVQSRAILDMQLRRLAALERQKIIDEHDRIQAEIEDYKSILASPERQRTIISDELDEIVDRFGDDRRTEILFGFDGDMSVEDLIPEEEMVVTVTRGGYLKRTRSDSYRAQHRGGRGVRGAQLKADDIVEHFFVTTTHHWLLFFTNTGRVYRAKTYELQEAGRDAKGQHIANLLALEPGEQIAQILDIRDYEAARYLVLATRDGLVKKTALSEYDTNRSGGIIAIKLRDGDELVSALLVEEDSDVLLVSRKGMSIRFTASDEALRPMGRSTSGVRGMSFRGEDRLLDANVVSDEGFVFVVTEGGYAKRTAVDQYRLQGRGGLGIKVAKLEEKRGDLVGAIITGEDDEVLVVLASGKVVRSAVAEVPAKGRDTMGVVFARFAEDDRIIALAKNTERNLDAQDEDPDAAAPAESAPVSEEDGSVDE, encoded by the coding sequence ATGGCAGAAGAACCCACCACCCCCACCGGCCCGGACGAGAGCGACGACATCGTCACCGAGACCGGTGTGGTGATCCACGGTCACGACAAGATCGAGCCGGTCGACCTGCAGCTCGAGATGCAGCGCTCCTACCTCGACTACGCGATGAGCGTCATCGTCGGGCGAGCCCTGCCGGAGGTGCGCGACGGCCTGAAGCCCGTGCACCGCCGCGTGATCTACGCCATGTACGACGGCGGCTACCGTCCCGACAAGGCGTTCTCGAAGTGCTCACGCGTCGTCGGCGACGTGATGGGCCAGTTCCACCCGCACGGCGACTCCGCGATCTACGACGCGCTGGTCCGCCTGGTGCAGCCGTGGAGCCTCCGCTACCCGCTCGCGCTCGGGCAGGGCAACTTCGGCTCCCCCGGCAACGACGGCGCGGCCGCCCCCCGGTACACCGAGACCAAGATGGCGCCGCTCGCGCTCGAGATGGTCCGCGACATCGACAAGAACACCGTCGACTTCCAGGACAACTACGACGGCCGCACGCGAGAGCCGGCGATCCTGCCGGCCCGGTTCCCGAACCTGCTCGTCAACGGCTCCGTCGGCATCGCGGTCGGCATGGCGACCAACATCCCGCCGCACAACCTGCGCGAGGTCGCCGCCGGCGCCAAGTGGGCGCTCGAGAACCCCGACGCGACGCGCGAGGAGCTCCTCGAGGCGCTGCTGCAGCGGATCAAGGGACCCGACTTCCCCACCGGTGCGCAGATCCTCGGCGTCCGCGGTATCCAGGACGCGTACCGCACCGGCCGCGGCTCGATCACGATGCGCGCCGTCGTCTCCATCGAGGAGATCCAGGGCCGCACCTGCCTCGTCGTCACCGAGCTGCCGTACCAGGTGAACCCGGACAACCTGGCGATCAAGATCGCCGAGCTGGTCAAGGACGGGCGCGTCTCGGGCATCGCCGACATCCGCGACGAGACCTCCGGTCGCACCGGCCAGCGCCTCGTCGTCGTCCTCAAGCGCGACGCCGTGGCGAAGGTGGTGCTGAACAACCTCTACAAGCACACGCCGCTGCAGGAGAACTTCGGCGCGAACATGCTCGCGATCGTCGACGGCATCCCGCGCACGCTCTCGCTCGACGGCTTCATCCGCGCGTGGGTCGACCACCAGGTCGAGGTCATCGTGCGCCGCACCCAGTACCTCCTCGACGAGGCGGAGGCGCGGATCCACATCCTGCGCGGCTACCTCAAGGCGCTCGACGCGCTCGACGAGGTCATCGCCCTCATCCGCCGCTCCCCCACCGTGGAGGAGGCGCGCGACGGCCTGATGGAGCTGCTCGACATCGACGAGGTGCAGTCCCGCGCCATCCTCGACATGCAGCTGCGCCGCCTCGCGGCCCTCGAGCGCCAGAAGATCATCGACGAGCACGACCGGATCCAGGCCGAGATCGAGGACTACAAGTCGATCCTCGCGAGCCCGGAGCGCCAGCGCACGATCATCTCGGACGAGCTCGACGAGATCGTCGACCGCTTCGGCGACGACCGCCGCACCGAGATCCTCTTCGGGTTCGACGGCGACATGAGCGTCGAGGACCTGATCCCCGAGGAGGAGATGGTCGTCACCGTCACCCGCGGCGGCTACCTCAAGCGTACCCGGAGCGACTCCTACCGGGCGCAGCACCGCGGCGGCCGCGGCGTGCGCGGCGCGCAGCTGAAGGCCGACGACATCGTCGAGCACTTCTTCGTCACCACCACGCACCACTGGCTCCTGTTCTTCACGAACACCGGCCGCGTGTACCGCGCCAAGACCTACGAGCTGCAGGAGGCCGGCCGCGACGCCAAGGGCCAGCACATCGCGAACCTGCTCGCGCTCGAGCCGGGGGAGCAGATCGCGCAGATCCTCGACATCCGCGACTACGAGGCGGCCCGCTACCTTGTGCTCGCCACGCGCGACGGCCTCGTGAAGAAGACGGCCCTCTCGGAGTACGACACGAACCGCTCCGGCGGCATCATCGCGATCAAGCTGCGCGACGGCGACGAGCTCGTCTCGGCGCTCCTGGTCGAGGAGGACAGCGACGTGCTGCTGGTCTCCCGCAAGGGCATGTCGATCCGCTTCACCGCGTCCGACGAGGCGCTTCGTCCGATGGGCCGCTCCACCTCCGGAGTCCGCGGCATGTCGTTCCGCGGGGAGGACCGCCTCCTCGACGCCAACGTCGTCAGCGACGAGGGCTTCGTCTTCGTGGTCACCGAGGGCGGCTACGCCAAGCGCACCGCGGTCGACCAGTACCGCCTCCAGGGACGCGGCGGGCTGGGCATCAAGGTGGCCAAGCTCGAGGAGAAGCGCGGCGACCTCGTGGGCGCCATCATCACCGGAGAGGACGACGAGGTGCTCGTCGTGCTCGCCAGCGGCAAGGTGGTACGCTCTGCGGTGGCCGAGGTACCGGCCAAGGGTCGCGACACCATGGGAGTCGTCTTCGCACGATTCGCTGAGGACGACCGCATCATCGCACTCGCCAAGAACACCGAACGCAATCTCGACGCCCAGGACGAGGATCCCGACGCCGCGGCGCCGGCCGAGTCCGCCCCGGTGTCGGAGGAGGATGGGTCCGTAGATGAGTAG
- the gnd gene encoding phosphogluconate dehydrogenase (NAD(+)-dependent, decarboxylating), which produces MHIGLVGLGKMGDNMRSRLRSKGLEVTGYDRNPDVSDAASLDEMIAALPSPRIVWVMVPAGEITDAVVKDLSEKLSEGDLVIDGGNSRFTEDFKHDALLKPKGIHYIDAGVSGGVWGLQNGYGLMVGGPKELVEYAMPVFDALRPEGPREEGFVHVGEVGAGHYAKMVHNGIEYALMQAFAEGYELLETRSDIIKDVTGTFKAWQRGTVVRSWLLELLVRALEQDPDFKNIEGYVQDSGEGRWTIEEAINNAVPVPTISASIFARFVSRQEDSPAMKAVAALRNQFGGHSVKAVD; this is translated from the coding sequence ATGCACATCGGACTCGTCGGCCTCGGCAAGATGGGCGACAACATGCGCTCCCGCCTCCGCTCCAAGGGGCTCGAGGTCACCGGCTACGACCGCAATCCCGACGTCTCGGACGCGGCCTCTCTCGACGAGATGATCGCCGCACTCCCCTCGCCCCGCATCGTCTGGGTGATGGTGCCGGCCGGCGAGATCACCGACGCGGTCGTCAAGGACCTGTCGGAGAAGCTCAGCGAGGGCGACCTCGTCATCGACGGCGGCAACTCCCGCTTCACCGAGGACTTCAAGCACGACGCGCTGCTGAAGCCCAAGGGCATCCACTACATCGACGCGGGCGTCTCCGGCGGAGTCTGGGGACTCCAGAACGGCTACGGCCTGATGGTCGGCGGCCCGAAGGAGCTCGTCGAGTACGCCATGCCCGTCTTCGACGCGCTGCGCCCGGAGGGCCCCCGCGAGGAGGGCTTCGTCCACGTGGGCGAGGTCGGCGCCGGCCACTACGCGAAGATGGTCCACAACGGCATCGAGTACGCCCTGATGCAGGCGTTCGCCGAGGGCTACGAGCTGCTCGAGACCCGCAGCGACATCATCAAGGACGTCACCGGCACCTTCAAGGCGTGGCAGCGCGGCACGGTCGTGCGCTCCTGGCTGCTCGAGCTCCTCGTCCGCGCCCTCGAGCAGGACCCGGACTTCAAGAACATCGAGGGCTACGTGCAGGACTCGGGCGAGGGCCGCTGGACCATCGAGGAGGCCATCAACAACGCCGTCCCGGTGCCCACGATCAGCGCCTCGATCTTCGCCCGCTTCGTCTCCCGCCAGGAGGACTCCCCCGCGATGAAGGCCGTCGCAGCGCTCCGCAACCAGTTCGGCGGGCACTCCGTCAAGGCCGTCGACTGA
- a CDS encoding peptidylprolyl isomerase, with amino-acid sequence MPLHTAVATFHTNKGDIVVNLYGNHAPKTVRNFVGLATGDIEWTHPATGAKTKEPLYNGTVFHRIIPDFMLQGGDPLGQGIGGPGYQFDDEINSELDFTQPYILAMANAGKQAGRGTNGSQFFITVAPTTWLQGKHTIFGAVADEESKKLVQSLSAVPTDGRDKPLEDVVIESVEITEV; translated from the coding sequence ATGCCTTTGCACACCGCAGTCGCGACGTTCCACACCAACAAGGGCGACATCGTCGTCAACCTCTACGGGAACCACGCTCCCAAGACGGTCCGCAACTTCGTCGGTCTCGCGACCGGCGACATCGAGTGGACCCACCCCGCCACGGGTGCGAAGACGAAGGAGCCGCTCTACAACGGCACCGTCTTCCACCGCATCATCCCCGACTTCATGCTCCAGGGCGGCGACCCGCTCGGCCAGGGCATCGGCGGCCCGGGCTACCAGTTCGACGACGAGATCAACTCGGAGCTCGACTTCACCCAGCCCTACATCCTCGCTATGGCGAACGCCGGCAAGCAGGCGGGCCGCGGCACCAACGGCTCGCAGTTCTTCATCACCGTGGCGCCGACCACCTGGCTCCAGGGCAAGCACACCATCTTCGGCGCCGTCGCCGACGAGGAGTCGAAGAAGCTCGTGCAGTCGCTCTCGGCGGTCCCCACCGACGGCCGTGACAAGCCGCTCGAGGACGTCGTGATCGAGAGCGTCGAGATCACCGAGGTCTGA
- a CDS encoding NUDIX hydrolase: MDIRVAAYGVIIDGERMLLAHWSQGPWSAWTLPGGGIDEGESPADAAVREIFEETGYRAELEALIGVDSHVIPAHRRSDPEAGPLHAIRVVYRARIVGGELTHEVDGSTDAAAWFPLSDVEELERVELVDAALTMNEAWLLR, encoded by the coding sequence GTGGACATCCGGGTCGCCGCGTACGGCGTGATCATCGACGGCGAGCGGATGCTGCTCGCGCACTGGAGCCAGGGACCGTGGTCGGCCTGGACGCTTCCGGGCGGCGGGATCGACGAGGGCGAGTCGCCCGCCGACGCCGCGGTCCGCGAGATCTTCGAGGAGACGGGCTACCGCGCCGAGCTCGAGGCCCTCATCGGCGTGGACTCGCACGTGATCCCCGCGCACCGGCGCAGCGATCCCGAGGCCGGTCCCCTGCACGCCATCCGCGTCGTCTACCGCGCCCGCATCGTGGGCGGCGAGCTCACGCACGAGGTGGACGGCTCCACGGACGCCGCCGCCTGGTTCCCCCTGAGCGACGTCGAGGAGCTGGAGCGCGTCGAGCTCGTCGACGCGGCCCTGACCATGAACGAGGCCTGGCTCCTCCGCTGA
- a CDS encoding rhomboid family intramembrane serine protease — MTQVPPSSTYSCYRHPDRQSFVRCQRCGRTICGECQTPAPVGVICPDDMAQQRATAPRTRGPLLSRVRAMTRADQPTVTYAIIALCIVLWIVEILPFVGGPAVNALLYAPAYTLPGFGAGFEPWRMLTSVFLHSTSLFIVIPFHLVLNMYTLWVFGMVLERMLGRGRYLTLFLLSGFAGSVGVLLLANPLTPVIGASGAIFGLMGAYLVILRHLGGQASQLLVLVGLNLVIGFLPGMNVAWQAHVGGLVAGALIGLVFTKTRQRAQRRTQNLLVGLIGVGLVAITAGAYVLG, encoded by the coding sequence GTGACCCAGGTCCCGCCGAGCAGCACCTACTCCTGCTACCGACACCCCGACCGGCAGAGCTTCGTGCGCTGCCAGCGGTGCGGCCGCACCATCTGCGGCGAGTGCCAGACGCCCGCTCCGGTCGGCGTGATCTGCCCGGACGACATGGCGCAGCAGCGCGCCACCGCGCCGCGCACCCGCGGTCCCCTCCTCTCCCGAGTGCGGGCCATGACCCGAGCCGACCAGCCGACGGTGACCTACGCGATCATCGCGCTCTGCATCGTGCTGTGGATCGTCGAGATCCTCCCCTTCGTCGGCGGGCCGGCGGTCAACGCGCTCCTGTACGCCCCCGCCTACACGCTCCCCGGCTTCGGTGCCGGCTTCGAGCCGTGGCGGATGCTCACCTCGGTGTTCCTCCACAGCACGTCGCTCTTCATCGTCATCCCGTTCCACCTGGTGCTGAACATGTACACGCTGTGGGTGTTCGGCATGGTGCTCGAGCGCATGCTGGGCCGCGGGCGCTACCTCACCCTCTTCCTCCTGAGCGGGTTCGCCGGGTCGGTGGGCGTCCTGCTCCTCGCGAACCCGCTCACCCCGGTGATCGGCGCCTCCGGTGCGATCTTCGGGCTGATGGGCGCGTACCTGGTGATCCTCCGGCATCTCGGCGGTCAGGCGTCGCAGCTGCTGGTGCTGGTCGGACTGAACCTCGTCATCGGCTTCCTGCCCGGGATGAACGTGGCGTGGCAGGCGCACGTCGGCGGTCTGGTGGCCGGCGCGCTCATCGGGCTGGTCTTCACGAAGACCCGGCAGCGCGCTCAGCGGCGCACGCAGAATCTCCTCGTCGGGCTCATCGGAGTCGGACTGGTGGCGATCACCGCGGGCGCCTACGTCCTCGGCTGA